A single Saccharomyces paradoxus chromosome II, complete sequence DNA region contains:
- the PCA1 gene encoding cation-transporting P-type ATPase PCA1 (Cadmium transporting P-type ATPase~similar to YBR295W) has translation MKPKKVYFGLDTSDCERRAVNSEKILTDTMQGNRGKCCNGPVEMHANDDLGLSSHGRCANQAKMDPQECLSESEGMCDRRENRIEAALNVDSCCGDNQTGHNYSDGSCADECRANKGNETTAALDVESYRGDAHKGGKYPEKSCVDKCCVESSSVMVEEITDSCEAGCCKEQLLTGLEVVSSKCDDQQSTHDTREIPHFKADNSNQHAGKGSFCFESKNSTLKKRGCRVGRKKIELSSKAECCNISCVERLASRSSEKKMFNRNTDVGNSGSCSSDSLSEKSLNEHYSTIYNRYSSILKNLGCICNYLRTLGKESCCLPKVRFCNGDDASIKAKYSYRNNSERLTRKRTQRDGNKLSNNTAHGEFVCSKSCCNTIKDCAITPAISGRSSTEVPKIVSVEPITEMGHLNLEAGSTGTEHVVLSVSGMTCTGCETKLKRSFDALTCVHNLKTSLILSQAEFDLDLAQGSVKDVIRHLGKTTEFKYEQILNHGSTIDIVAPSIAKDFVNEKWPQGVTELKIVEKNIVRVYFDSKVIGARDLVNKGWNVPVNLALPSAHPTVEVGRKHLVRVGYVTALSIILTIPILVMAWTPHLREKVLTMSISMGLATIIQFVIAGPFYSNALKSLIFSRLIEMDLLIVLSTSAAYIFSIVSFGYFVTGRPLSTEQFFETSSLLVTLIMVGRFVSELARHKAVKSISVRSLQASSAILVDEAGNETEIDIRLLQYGDIFKVLPDSKIPTDGTVISGSSEVDEALITGESMPVPKKCQSIVVAGSVNGTSTLFVKLIKLPGNNTISTIATMVDEAKLTKPKIQNFADRIASYFVPTIIGITVVTFFVWIGVGINVKKQSRSDAVIQATIYAITVLIVSCPCAIGLAVPMVFVIASGVAAKRGVIFKSAESIEAAHNTSHVVFDKTGTLTEGKLTVVREIIGNDRLNSQSLLLGLTEGIKHPVSIAIASYLKEQSVSAQNVSDTKAVTGKGVEGCSHSGLKLQGGNCRWLGHSDDPDVREALDQGYSVFCFSVNGSLTAVYALEDSLRADAVSTINSLRQRGISLHILSGDDDGAVRSLAARLEIESSNIRSHATPAEKGEYIKDIVEGRNFDNSSQSKRPVVVFCGDGTNDAIALAQATIGVHINEGSEVAKLAADVVMLKPKLNSILTMMTVSRKAMFKVKLNFIWSFTYNLFAILLAAGAFVDFHIPPEYAGLGELVSILPVIFVATLLRYASI, from the coding sequence atgaaaccaaaaaaagtttactTCGGCTTGGATACCAGCGATTGCGAGCGTAGAGCAGTAAATAGTGAGAAAATATTAACAGATACTATGCAAGGTAACAGAGGCAAATGTTGTAATGGGCCCGTAGAAATGCATGCTAATGACGATCTAGGACTCTCTTCCCATGGACGCTGTGCTAATCAGGCCAAAATGGACCCTCAAGAATGTTTGAGTGAGTCTGAGGGGATGTGCGATCGGAGGGAGAATAGGATTGAGGCTGCATTAAATGTAGACAGCTGTTGTGGAGATAATCAAACAGGCCACAACTACTCAGATGGGTCCTGTGCTGATGAATGTCGTGCTAACAAGGGGAACGAAACTACGGCTGCATTAGATGTAGAAAGCTATCGTGGAGATGCTCATAAGGGCGGCAAATATCCAGAGAAGTCTTGTGTTGATAAATGCTGTGTTGAGAGTTCTTCTGTAATGGTCGAGGAAATTACAGACAGCTGCGAAGCTGGATGTTGTAAAGAACAATTGTTGACCGGCCTTGAAGTTGTTTCAAGCAAGTGCGACGATCAACAGTCTACTCACGATACCAGGGAAATACCTCACTTCAAAGCTGATAACTCTAATCAACACGCTGGGAAGGGTAGCTTTTGCTTTGAATCGAAAAACTCTACActcaagaaaagaggtTGCAGAGTAGGCAGAAAGAAGATTGAGCTTTCCAGTAAAGCTGAATGCTGCAACATTTCATGTGTTGAACGCCTTGCATCTCGCAGctctgaaaagaaaatgtttaaCCGTAACACTGATGTTGGAAATTCTGGCAGTTGCTCTAGTGACAGTCTAAGCGAGAAATCCTTAAACGAGCATTACTCTACAATATACAATCGTTATTCctcaattttgaaaaatttaggTTGCATCTGTAACTATTTGCGTACTTTGGGAAAGGAATCTTGCTGTCTCCCAAAGGTCCGTTTTTGCAATGGGGACGATGCTTCTATAAAGGCGAAGTATTCTTACCGCAACAACTCTGAACGTCtaacaaggaaaaggaCCCAAAGAGACGGAAACAAGTTAAGCAATAACACTGCCCATGGGGAATTTGtttgttcaaaaagttgTTGCAATACAATCAAGGATTGCGCTATTACTCCAGCTATCTCTGGACGCTCCTCCACTGAAGTACCAAAAATCGTATCTGTAGAACCAATTACAGAAATGGGTCATCTTAATCTTGAAGCAGGATCTACTGGTACCGAACACGTCGTTCTTAGTGTCTCGGGAATGACTTGTACTGGCTGTGAAACAAAACTTAAGAGATCTTTTGACGCCCTTACTTGTGTTCACAATTTGAAGACAAGCCTGATATTATCACAAGCTGAGTTTGATCTCGATCTTGCTCAGGGATCTGTCAAGGATGTTATTAGGCACTTGGGCAAAACTACAGAATTCAAATACgaacaaattttgaatcatGGTTCTACTATAGATATTGTTGCGCCTTCTATAGCAAAAGATTTCGTCAATGAGAAATGGCCACAAGGCGTCACAGAGCTGAAGATTGTTGAGAAAAACATCGTTCGTGTGTACTTTGACTCCAAGGTTATAGGTGCCAGAGATCTTGTCAATAAAGGATGGAACGTACCTGTTAATCTTGCTCTGCCTAGTGCTCACCCAACCGTTGAAGTAGGGAGGAAGCACTTAGTTCGTGTAGGCTATGTGACTGCTCTCTCCATAATATTGACGATTCCGATTCTCGTGATGGCTTGGACTCCACATCTTCGTGAAAAAGTCTTGACTATGTCCATATCAATGGGGCTTGCAACTATTATCCAATTTGTTATTGCGGGACCATTTTACTCGAATGCTTTGAAGAgtttgatattttccaGGCTTATTGAAATGGATCTCTTGATAGTTTTGAGTACTAGCGCCGCCTACATTTTTTCGATTGTGTCATTTGGATATTTCGTTACGGGACGCCCATTATCTACTGAGcagttttttgaaactaGTTCTTTGCTTGTAACGCTGATCATGGTTGGTCGCTTTGTGAGTGAGCTAGCCAGACACAAGGCTGTGAAGTCAATATCAGTACGTTCCTTACAGGCCTCTTCTGCTATCCTCGTTGATGAAGCTGGTAACGAGACAGAAATTGATATCAGGCTTCTCCAATATGGCGATATTTTCAAGGTTTTACctgattcaaaaattccaaCTGATGGAACAGTCATTTCTGGATCTTCCGAAGTCGACGAAGCATTGATTACGGGCGAATCCATGCCAGtgccaaaaaaatgccaATCCATTGTCGTTGCCGGATCGGTAAATGGCACTAGTACTTTGTTCGTAAAGCTAATTAAGCTTCCAGGGAACAACACCATTAGCACCATAGCCACAATGGTTGATGAAGCAAAATTAACTAAGCCAAAGATCCAAAATTTTGCTGATAGAATTGCAAGTTATTTCGTGCCAACTATCATTGGAATCACCGTCGTCACCTTTTTTGTCTGGATAGGAGTTGGAATCAATGTGAAAAAGCAATCACGTTCCGATGCCGTAATCCAGGCCACAATATATGCTATTACGGTACTCATTGTTTCATGTCCCTGTGCAATTGGACTTGCCGTCCCTATGGTATTTGTTATTGCAAGTGGAGTCGCAGCGAAAAGGGGAGTAATTTTTAAGTCAGCAGAGAGTATAGAGGCTGCTCACAACACTTCTCATGTTGTATTTGATAAAACAGGTACTTTAACTGAAGGAAAACTTACTGTTGTACGTGAAATTATCGGGAATGATCGGCTAAATTCTCAGTCTTTATTACTTGGTTTGACTGAAGGAATTAAACACCCAGTTTCTATCGCAATAGCGTCATATCTCAAAGAGCAAAGCGTTTCTGCACAGAATGTTTCTGATACAAAAGCTGTAACTGGTAAGGGCGTAGAAGGGTGTTCACACTCTGGCTTGAAGCTACAGGGAGGGAACTGTCGTTGGCTTGGTCATAGCGATGACCCTGATGTTCGAGAAGCCCTTGATCAAGGATATTCCGTTTTCTGTTTCAGTGTAAACGGTTCACTCACTGCTGTCTATGCATTAGAAGACTCTTTACGGGCAGATGCTGTTTCCACTATTAATTCGTTACGCCAAAGAGGGATTTCACTGCACATCTTGTCAGGGGATGACGATGGAGCTGTTCGTTCTCTGGCTGCTCgtcttgaaattgaaagcTCCAATATTCGTTCTCACGCAACTCCTGCAGAAAAGGGTGAATATATCAAGGACATTGTCgaaggaagaaattttgACAATTCTTCGCAATCAAAAAGACCGGTTGTTGTTTTCTGCGGTGACGGAACAAACGACGCAATCGCTTTGGCTCAAGCGACAATTGGAGTTCATATCAATGAAGGAAGTGAGGTTGCCAAGCTAGCTGCTGACGTCGTTATGTTAAAGCCGAAACTTAACAGTATCTTGACCATGATGACTGTGAGTCGCAAAGCCATGTTCAAGGTCAAATTGAATTTCATATGGAGTTTTACTTACAACTTATTTGCCATTCTTTTGGCGGCCGGTGCCTTTGTTGACTTTCATATTCCACCAGAGTATGCAGGTTTGGGGGAACTAGTTAGTATTCTCCCTGTAATCTTTGTGGCCACTCTTCTGCGTTATGCAAGTATTTAG
- the PHO89 gene encoding Pho89p (Plasma membrane Na+/Pi cotransporter~similar to YBR296C), which yields MALHQFDYIFAIAMLFAFLDAFNIGANDVANSFASSISSRSLKYWQAMVLAGLCEFLGAVLAGARVSGTIKNNIIDSSIFTNDPAVLMLTMTSALIGSSCWLTFATAIGMPVSTTHSIVGGTIGAGIAAGGANGVVWGWSGVSQIIASWFIAPILAGVIAAIVFSISRFSVLEVKSLERSIKNALLLVGVLVFATFSILTMLIVWKGSPNLHLDDLSETETAVSIVLTGAIASIVYFIFFYPFYRRKVLDQDWTLKLIDIFRGPSFYFKSTDDIPPMPEGHQLTIDYYEGRRDLGTTVSVEDEENKAASNSNDSVKNKEDIQEVDLVRTETEPETKLSTKQYWWSLLKQGPKKWPLLSWLVISHGWTQDVIHAQVNDRDMLSGDLKDMYKRSKFYDNRVEYIYSVLQAITAATMSFAHGANDVANATGPLSAVYVIWKTNTIGAKSEVPVWVLAYGGIALVIGCWTYGYNIIKNLGNKMILQSPSRGFSIELAAAITTVMATQLGIPTSTTQIAVGGIVAVGLCNKDLKSVNWRMVAWCYSGWFLTLPIAGLIAGIINGIILNAPRFGGEYQMT from the coding sequence ATGGCTTTACATCAGTttgattatatttttgCCATAGCGATGttatttgcatttttgGACGCCTTTAACATCGGGGCGAACGACGTTGCGAACTCTTTCGCGTCGTCTATTTCTTCTAGATCTCTAAAATACTGGCAAGCCATGGTTTTAGCGGGCCTCTGTGAGTTCTTGGGTGCTGTTCTGGCAGGTGCTAGAGTTTCTGGTACCATTAAGAATAATATCATAGACTCCTCTATTTTTACCAATGATCCTGCTGTTTTAATGCTTACTATGACTAGTGCTTTGATTGGCTCATCATGTTGGTTAACATTTGCTACTGCAATCGGAATGCCAGTCTCTACCACACATTCTATTGTTGGTGGTACAATTGGTGCTGGTATCGCGGCCGGTGGAGCTAACGGTGTTGTTTGGGGTTGGAGTGGTGTTTCTCAGATTATTGCGTCGTGGTTCATTGCTCCAATCTTAGCGGGCGTGATTGCTGCTATAGTTTTCTCAATTTCTAGATTTTCTGTCCTTGAGGTTAAGTCCTTGGAGAGGTCGATTAAGAATGCTTTACTGCTGGTTGGTGTTTTAGTATTCGCCACTTTCTCTATCTTAACAATGTTAATTGTCTGGAAGGGTTCTCCAAATCTACATTTAGACGATTTATCTGAAACTGAAACTGCAGTGTCTATCGTTCTCACAGGCGCAATCGCTTCGATCGTttacttcatttttttctaccCATTTTACAGAAGAAAGGTTTTAGACCAAGATTGGACTCTAAAGTtgattgatattttcagaGGTCCATCTTTTTACTTCAAGTCCACTGACGATATTCCTCCAATGCCAGAAGGCCATCAACTAACAATTGATTATTACGAGGGTAGAAGAGATCTTGGAACAACTGTTTCCgttgaagacgaagaaaataagGCAGCCAGTAACTCTAATGATTCCgttaaaaacaaagaagatattCAGGAAGTGGATTTGGTTAGAACAGAAACTGAACCAGAAACAAAGCTGTCAACTAAACAGTACTGGTGGTCATTATTAAAGCAAGGACCTAAGAAGTGGCCTTTGCTATCTTGGTTAGTCATTTCTCATGGTTGGACTCAAGACGTTATTCATGCTCAAGTTAATGATAGGGATATGTTATCCGGTGACCTGAAAGACATGTACAAGAGATCAAAATTCTACGATAATAGGGTAGAATATATCTATTCAGTTCTCCAAGCTATTACAGCAGCTACTATGTCCTTCGCTCATGGAGCTAATGACGTTGCCAATGCTACCGGTCCCTTGTCTGCTGTTTATgtgatttggaaaactAATACTATCGGGGCTAAGTCAGAAGTTCCCGTATGGGTATTAGCTTATGGTGGTATTGCCTTAGTTATTGGTTGCTGGACTTATGGTTAcaatattatcaaaaacTTGGGTAATAAGATGATTTTACAGTCTCCATCAAGAGGTTTCTCAATTGAATTAGCTGCTGCTATTACTACTGTTATGGCTACCCAACTAGGTATCCCTACATCAACTACTCAAATCGCTGTTGGTGGTATCGTCGCCGTTGGTTTGTGTAACAAGGACCTCAAATCAGTTAATTGGAGAATGGTGGCCTGGTGTTATTCTGGTTGGTTTTTAACTTTGCCAATTGCCGGTTTGATTGCCGGTATCATAAATGGTATCATTTTGAATGCTCCTCGCTTTGGCGGAGAATACCAAATGACATAA